From the genome of Maniola jurtina chromosome 26, ilManJurt1.1, whole genome shotgun sequence:
TCACCCGAGTTCGCGACGAGGCCGGCGCGGAATGCTTCTCGTGCAACGTCTGCAAGAATGTCTACAAGAAACGGACGTCATTCAGCCAGCACTACAAGCACGTGCATCTACAGCAACGCCCAAAGCTTCGGGGTTGCCATCTTTGCGACGTCAAAGTCCCCGGTCACATGCGCGCGTTTCACATGGAAACACACGGCCTCCCAGCGCCATCTTGCGGCGCTTGCGGCAAAAAATTCGCATTCCCCTGGCAAGTGTTGCAACACCAAAAATTCTTCCACATGGGGGAGAAACAGTTCCGCTGCGAGATATGCAACTTGGCCTTTGAATACAAACGTCAGTTGGACCACCACAGCATCAAGCATACGCAGTTGAAGCCGTTCAAATGTGACGTGTGTGGAAAATGCTTCCGATGGAGGAATAACCTGAAGAAGCACATGATGATTCATCTTAATATCAGACCTCATGTGTGCAGTGTTTGTCGCGAGGCCTTCGTGCAGTCCTCCAGTCTGAGCTATCACATGAAAACCAAGCACCCTTCTGTAGTCGAGTAAAACGTAGTTTCATCCTAAACCCTGCAGCAAACAGGGGGTTGATtttaaggtcatagctcattagagtCACCCGGCACCCGATCAGCACCACATTGTCTTTTGGCGTCCACTAGTTATCGATAGGTGGTCGACGGGCGGACGCCAAATGAACTTCGCGTGGTTAACGAGTAGACATGGCGTGATCAACAAATTTTTGATTAGTCTGTCAGCTATTGGGACTAGGTCTACACGTATGTTTCACTCGCGGGCAGCACGTGGTCCACTCGGGACCTTGCATTGTCTTGCGTTGCATGCTCATTGACAACACACGGGGCGTTGGCAATGAGCAGTCAACGCAAGGCGAGCAGACTCGCCATCCACGCGTGGACACCTTGCGAGTGCGGCGATCTGCTGACGCTATAGAGTTATCTAGTGAGCGTATGTCCATAAAAGTTCAAAAAATATACTAATCACATGAGGCAAGGCGATGCAGGTGGAGAGCCGGGTagctctaatgagctatgaaCTTTAGTTTACAATTTTTGTCATCTATCGACAATTTCGATTATATTAATAGCGAGTGTGAGTGGATTTAAAGCCGAATATAATGCAcagctaattattattgtattacgAAGAAAACAGCGCACATAAGAAACCTATAGACTACCAGCGCCATCTATCGGCGCTTGCGGTATCTATCTGGGCAAGTGTTGCTGCTTGCTACAccaaaaattattgaaaaaaaagagTTCTGTTGGGAATAATCATTATTAAGGtagaagcgacgggcctgcccgcgaaattcaaatttaatttggttttttgcattttttaaactaatacggcaacgtaggcttatggcatttgtattttgtaatgtgtcagaattagtcgatactacaactaatttcttaacctggacgctttcaagtaaagatttttatataaacctgtggggatgatactgccaATGTCGccattgaaaatgccataagcctacgttgtcgtattagtttaaaaaatgcgaaaaaccaaattaaatttgaatttcgcggacagacccgtctcatgccccttattCATGTACTAGGCAGATTCAACGATTTCTGCATTATAGCAAAAGCTGCCACTATCATAATCACGACCATGAAGTAGAAATAATGGAGAGTTCACTTCCAATAGGTACTTCCTACTTGtggcaaatacctacttatcgatatccttttttttctctctcgtctggctttacaaagattagccaatgtcaagtttgtagttatttacaagttagggaaactgtataagtatggacttcgtctgtgccggcgctcgccgacatacgcgcagCGCCCTTTAGAgcacttcccagtcagttccaccaccaaaaacaccaaacaaaacccggccacttttaacaaaaaaaaaaaaacactgcaacaaggcagagcacacccgccagcaaacaccaacacagacgaagtcatctCTATCCTAGATACTTCGATTAAAGTTAGAGCGAGAGATCGGACCTCAGTGGGGTGCAATCTCTCGTTAGTCAAAGTgagatagcgataagtaggttTTGCTACATTCAGTTGGTATTACTGAGTAAGCAAtccaggtacctacctatattatatattattataaattcatGTTCGCGACGCGTTTTACATGTATTTGACGGGCTTGAAAAAGTCGTCTTAgtagattaaaaatattttttgtagcaTAGATTTGCTTAACTTTAATTTAGTACATAATTAGTACctttagctatacttaatcatAATTTTAATCCTGTTAGGGTTGCTATCCGCGCGGCCAAAGGTTCTCCATCGTCATTCAGCgtggtaaaaaataaaataaatccatacttaagtatattataaatatggaagtgtctgtctgtctgtcagctagcttttcacggcccaacagtttaaccgatttcgttgaaaggtacagagttcccacgggattataaaaggcccatctgtttaactgatgaaatttggtacagaggtagcttgcatcccggaaccTGACATGGGTAACTTTTTGAcccgaaaaaccggccaagtacgagtcagactcgcgcactgagggttccgtactcgggtattttttccaacgttttgcatcataaatcaaaaactattgtacctacataaaaataaataaaaatctgttttagaatgtacaggtaaagccctatcatatgataccccacttagtatagttatcttattttgaaaattttattttattttattttattgtttaatcaaattgaaacacattttttttaatgatgtaaccgcacaaattcgcggttttcagatttattcctgtatttgtgctataagacctacgtacttgccaaatttcatgattttaggtcaacgggaagtaccctataggtttcttgacagacagacagacagacagacagatagacagacagacaacaaagtgatcctataaggattccgtttttctttttgaggtacggaaccctaaaatcagtCCCTCGGCAGCCCCAATAGCATGTAATGCTGCGAGCTTGATGGACACCTTTGGCCTTTTGAGTTTTAAACCAATACTTATTTTAAcaagtatttacttaattactaggtaataggtaggtacctatattatttagttggtatgtttgaaataaattaatgacaCAAATgtgagttttattttatatccaGCCACTGAACACAGCTCTCCCCTCCGCTTGGGTGGAAACCGGGCCTAAGCTACTAATATTAGAGACAAGCATTGGATTCTACGGAAGAAAAATCTATAGGTGCCACTATAGCTCACTACAGGAAATGACATGTGGATGCATAGGTACAATTTTTGGtggttttaacaatttttttgttgacaCAATTTGCTACAAATCCGAGAAACGCGTCTTTTCTGCCAATCAGAAACAAGAAAACGTCCAATAGACGAAGAAACGtcctttttccacgcacatgcaaactccCATTgccggtgttcccactagattacaacatggggttattcaaggggcggaccaacaaattcctgaaaggccggcaacgcatcggcggttcctctggtgctgcaaatgttcatgggcggcggtaatcacttatcaggtgacccgcctccTCGTTTGCacactattttgaaaaaaataaaataatggagACTCAAGAAACAAAAAGTAACAGCATGATAAACAAACAGCCGAAACCTCTGGAAATAGCAATTTTTTCGTTCTCTTGTGAAgttgctaaattaaaaaaaaacactactaCAGGTCAGAGACCCATATAAAACATGGTTACGTCACagtttttaactgacttcaaaaaggaggaagttctcaattcgtcggaatctttctCTTTATACGTACATGACCAAGAGGTAGCCAAGAGGtggtgtagaaatcaaaggggtatgagtttaataaaaactgccacacccctttcaggttagctcGTTTCtatcttagaatgcatcatcactcaccaccaggtgagattgcggtcaagggctaacttgtatctgaataaaaaaagggtacctacctagtgataTTGCGATGCTATACTTCTCATGTTTCAAGCGGCGACGCGACGGTGGGCTGAGAACTTCTGAAAGGCatacctatctgccaaacatgattctaggattataggttttcttgacgacacgacagtcagacagacggacagacagacagacagacagacaacaaagtgatcttatccGATTCAATTCCGTTCCGTTCAAAACGGAACGGAATgaaataggttgatcatgatatctaaataaaaacaaaaacaacgaacaataattaaattagttaagtaaattaaaaactgaaattaaataaatgaaaactaaATTGATTAAATTTCTATGttacaggtaaatactcggacgAGTTCACGTTTACGAAGAAGCCGGACGGAAGCACGGAGTACGCGTGCAAGCACTGCCCGAGCGTGTTCCGAAGCAACAACAGCTACGTGCAGCACTACCGCCAGGTGCACCTGAAGGAGCGGCCCAAGCTGCGTGCATGCCACCTGTGCGACGTCAAAGTGCCAGGTGAGCTCCACAGTGACTACAGCtacggtttttattatttactagctgatgcccgcagctttgcccgcatggatttaggtatataaaattcaCGTTTACGAAGAAGCCGGACGGAAGCACGGAGTACGCGTGCAAGCACTGCCCGAGCGTGTTCCGAAGCAACAACAGCTACGTGCAACACTACCGCCAGGTGCACCTGAAGGAGCGGCCCAAGCTGCGTGCATGCCACCTGTGCGACGTCAAAGTGCCAGGTGAGCTCCACAGTGACTACAGCtacggtttttattatttactagctgatgcccgcagctttgcccgcatggatttaggtatataaaattcaCGTTTACGAAGAAGCCGGACGGAAGCACGGAGTACGCGTGCAAGCACTGCCCGAGCGTGTTCCGAAGCAACAACAGCTACGTGCAGCACTACCGCCAGGTGCACCTGAAGGAGCGGCCCAAGCTGCGTGCATGCCACCTGTGCGACGTCAAAGTGCCAGGTGAGCTCCACAGTGACTACAGCtacggtttttattatttactagctgatgcccgcagctttgcccgcatggatttaggtatataaaattcaCGTTTACGAAGAAGCCGGACGGAAGCACGGAGTACGCGTGCAAGCACTGCCCGAGCGTGTTCCGAAGCAACAACAGCTACGTGCAACACTACCGCCAGGTGCACCTGAAGGAGCGGCCCAAGCTGCGTGCCTGCCACCTGTGCGACGTTAAAGTGCCAGGTGAGCTCCACAGTGACTACAGCTACGGTTtttattatagactagctgatgcccgcagctttgcccgcatggatttaggtatataaaattcaCGTTTACGAAGAAGCCGGACGGAAGCACGGAGTACGCGTGCAAGTACTGCCAGAGCGTTTTTCGAAGCAACAACAGCTACGTGCAACACTACCGCCAGGTGCACCTGAAGGAGCGGCCCAAGCTGCGTGCATGCCACCTGTGCGACGTCAAAGTGCCAGGTGAGCTCCACAGTGACTACAGCtacggtttttattatttactagctgatgcccgcagctttgcccgcatggatttaggtatataaaattcaCGTTTACGAAGAAGCCGGACGGAAGCACGGAGTACGCGTGCAAGTACTGCCAGAGCGTTTTTCGAAGCAACAACAGCTACGTGCAACACTACCGCCAGGTGCACCTGAAGGAGCGGCCCAAGCTGCGTGCATGCCACCTGTGCGACGTCAAAGTGCCAGGTGAGCTCCACAGTGACTACAGCtacggtttttattatttactagctgatgcccgcagctttgcccgcatggatttaggtatataaaattcaCGTTTACGAAGAAGCCGGACGGAAGCACGGAGTACGCGTGCAAGTACTGCCAGAGCGTTTTTCGAAGCAACAACAGCTACGTGCAACACTACCGCCAGGTGCACCTGAAGGAGCGGCCCAAGCTGCGTGCATGCCACCTGTGCGACGTCAAAGTGCCAGGTGAGCTCCACAGTGACTACAGCtacggtttttattatttactagctgatgcccgcagctttgcccgcatggatttaggtatataaaattcaCGTTTACGAAGAAGCCGGACGGAAGCACGGAGTACGCGTGCAAGTACTGCCAGAGCGTTTTTCGAAGCAACAACAGCTACGTGCAACACTACCGCCAGGTGCACCTGAAGGAGCGGCCCAAGCTGCGTGCATGCCACCTGTGCGACGTCAAAGTGCCAGGTGAGCTCCACAGTGACTACAGCtacggtttttattatttactagctgatgcccgcagctttgcccgcatggatttaggtatataaaattcaCGTTTACGAAGAAGCCGGACGGAAGCACGGAGTACGCGTGCAAGTACTGCCAGAGCGTTTTTCGAAGCAACAACAGCTACGTGCAACACTACCGCCAGGTGCACCTGAAGGAGCGGCCCAAGCTGCGTGCATGCCACCTGTGCGACGTCAAAGTGCCAGGTGAGCTCCACAGTGACTACAGCtacggtttttattatttactagctgatgcccgcagctttgcccgcatggatttaggtatataaaattcaCGTTTACGAAGAAGCCGGACGGAAGCACGGAGTACGCGTGCAAGTACTGCCAGAGCGTTTTTCGAAGCAACAACAGCTACGTGCAACACTACCGCCAGGTGCACCTGAAAGAGCGGCCCAAGCTGCGTGCCTGCCACTTGTGCGACGTCAAAGTGCCAGGTGAGCTCCACAGTGACTACAGCtacggtttttattatttactagttgatgcccgcagctttgcccgcatggatttaggttttttaaaattcacgtTAATGAAGAAGCCGGACGGAAGCACGCAGTACGCGTGCAAGCACTGCCCGAGCGTGTTCCGAAGCAACAACAGCTACGTGCAACACTACCGCCAGGTGCACCTCAAGGAGCGGCCCAAGCTGCGTGCATGCCACCTGTGCGACGTCAAAGTGCCAGGTGAGCTCCACAGTGACTACAGCtacggtttttattatttactacactagcggcacgctatgatggccggtttgacacattacaatagtgatgtggaatgtcaatttattctcgaacaaaaaacaattaagttttgtttttgtacctgattaaataggtttaataaaacaaaaatgtatatgtttatttaatttatttgaacgaactgaatatttgaacgaaaatgaatatacatactttatatgcacacaagaaacatatgaatacaaaagataccaaaaaaggtgccacaaaaggccataattaatcagattcgtccatactactattttcactgtcgtcactgctatcatcacatacattaataattatatgttcgttttctataatattatctattttcacatctctttcataatcttcccttattaatttaacagttctattcacaaccttttcccagtctcctttagtcacatgttcacaagcttcttctaataattttagcattttttttgtggtaaatgggggttctgtattgtgtcttgcagcatatcccttaatttgagcccacaccaactcaatcgcattatactcacaatggtaaggcggtaaccgtataactctgtgcccatgttctaatgctatttcgtcaatgacgtatcggatcttggttggtttgttttcttttaaaagacgtactaattccgcttttaacatattcatgtttgaatctacgccatttttacgaagccatgcgacgatatcagctttcttttgggattgggcaggtggcttgtcaatttgcatcgagtggtatggggcgttgtccataattataatagatggttcagggaggctacacaacattgaggtaaaccattcagtaaacttttctccattcatgtcttcatgatagtctccagtggtttttgacgcaaaagccatgagagaaccttcgacaaacccgttgatggttccggcgtgacaaattataagtcgcgatccttttcctacaggaactttggaagtagatgctgctgtgtcatcgttccaagaacggcctacagtatggttagcattaagccatgtttcatccaagaacacaaaattttgccaatttttgatttctttcacttgccgtaaaaaagtataccttgccatcgctatatcaaatctttccatcaatattttgcgtttgttacattttttgtatcgaaatccaatggtcttcaaaatcttcgttaaagaactttccccaccgaagaataatccagcttccttcagtgaatgcaccaacttttttcttgttggatactccttctgtaaatagtagccgtaaacatgtcttcggatagcatcggcatcaaagctatcgatgcctacgactggttttgctcgttttctcttttttggtgtgtgaagtttattttcttctgtgccagtctcgccatatttttttttagttatccgtctaacagttcgttgtccaatattaagcgcatcagctacgcgttcaaccactgacgttataggtaaaattggccctccattttgagcttcacgatcgaaatagttacgaaggcgtattacgaactcacgtgtctgactatttagaacagttctctgcgtacgttcggtcatatcgacgaaatccacaacaaagggcttgaacagagtccaaattaacgagcaagggtcaacagtaatgcaatatttgaaatccaaagccaggtcaaaactatatcacaatcgcattgcactgacagtttatacttttcgaagcaacgtcaattcgaaactgctttgttttgcattgagcattgacgcgagtttgccggaggtagtagttgtgctagccagcgatcctatgtgacgatcgtattagattccatttttaaaaatttattgatatttttttgcgatttcagaggtttgtccacatagtgaaaattgttcatattcacaagtacattcaccccttaaatggtgcaaactgatttttctacacttatatacatttaagaaataaatttaataaataaattttgagtcctaaacctaaaactacattcgataaaatttatgaatctctgcacatcactatcgtcaataaagtaatacaattatttccttcaaagtcgttatcaattaatacggaacttcatgagcggacaaacgtcaaaccggccatcatagcgtgccgctagtttagttgatgcccgcagctttgcccgcatggatttaggttttttaaaattcacgtTAATGAAGAAGCCGGACGGAAGCACGCAGTACGCGTGCAAGCACTGCCCGAGCGTGTTCCGAAGCAACAACAGCTACGTGCAACACTACCGCCAGGTGCACCTGAAGGAGCGGCCCAAGCTGCGTGCATGCCACCTGTGCGACGTCAAAGTGCCAGGTGAGCTCCACAGTGACTACAGCtacggtttttattatttactagctgatgcccgcagctttgcccgcatggatttaggttttttaaaattcacgtTTACGAAGAAGCGGGACGGAAGCACGGAGTACGAGTGCAAGTACTGCCAGAGCGTTTTTCGAAGCAACAACAGCTACGTGCAACACTACCGCCAGGTGCACCTGAAGGAGCGGCCCAAGCTGCGTGCATGCCACCTGTGCGACGTCAAAGTGCCAGGTGAGCTCCACAGTGACTACAGCtacggtttttattatttactagctgatgcccgcagctttgcccgcatggatttaggttttttaaaattcacgtTTACGAAGAAGCGGGACGGAAGCACGGAGTACGAGTGCAAGTACTGCCAGAGCGTTTTTCGAAGCAACAACAGCTACGTGCAACACTACCGCCAGGTGCACCTGAAGGAGCGGCCCAAGCTGCGTGCATGCCACCTGTGCGACGTCAAAGTGCCAGGTGAGCTCCACAGTGACTACAGCtacggtttttattatttactagctgatgcccgcagctttgcccgcatggatttaggttttttaaaattcacgtTTACGAAGAAGCGGGACGGAAGCACGGAGTACGCGTGCAAGTACTGCCAGAGCGTTTTTCGAAGCAACAACAGCTACGTGCAACACTACCGCCAGGTGCACCTGAAGGAGCGGCCCAAGCTGCGTGCCTGCCACCTGTGCGACGTCAAAGTACCAGGTGAGCTCCACAGTGACTACAGTCAAcagatttcagtcaagggctaacttacgAGTAGTTGTGcaagttttaagcaattaaatgtcacttgctttaacggtgaaggaaaacatcgtgaggaaacctgcatgcctcagtTCTCCGTAACGTTGCGCTTTTGATGAAAGGGATAgggttagtttacatcccggggatgggctaCATTTCATCCCAGAAcacaaaagagttcccactggtcTATCCCTTTTATTCATCCAAgccctttaaccgattttgttgaaaggtGCAGAGTACGAGTATTACGAGTAGTTACTAGTTTAGGTACTTGGAGACTGATAAGCCTTTTATGCCAGAAAATTTATTTAACGTTTTATTACAGctataaccagaacgctagcaaaaacttagtgttattatatactacctaaacacaaccCAATGCCAGTCCCCTCAATAAATTGCCTTTTTCTTAGttaagtgatttagtatttttcaaaggctgcaatgtatagcgtgcaaaattcgagtcaataTGCCCTACTCACGAATTGACTCtgagtggcctacttacgcaacgttcgttgacgtctagcgtcagtcagatgttttatttgcaatatattgtgaacttttaaaaatacaggatttttaaattattttgattaaaaaatcctgtattttttattactgtGTTTcgcgttttttagggttccatacctcaaaaggaaaaacggaacccttataggatcactttgttgtctgtctgtctatccgtcgtgtctgtcaagaaacctttacggtacttcctgttgatctagaatcatgaaatttggcaggtaggtaggtcttatagcaagtacaggaataaatctgaaaaccgcgaattcgtgATCAcacacatcattaaaaaaaaaaaaagtttaaattttcaaagtaagataaccaagtggggtatcatatgaaagagctacctttacattctaaaacaaatttttattaatttttatgcataataaattttgttttatcgtgcaaaatgttggaaaaaatacccgagtacggaacactcagtgcgcgagtctgactcgcacttggccggttttttttgtggtatcttatcagttatcatcagtattatcacctgtcttcgtttttgctagcgttctggtattAGCATTGTGTAAATACTTACCTCTTACCTATATTTCCAATTCCATTCCAGGATACATGCGCGCCTTCCACATGGAACAGCACGGGCTGCCGGCGCCATCTTGCGGTTCGTGCGGCAAAAAATTCGCCTACCCTCACCAAGTGTTACGCCATCAGAAAACCTTCCACATGGGGGAGAAGAACTTCGTATGCACCACATGCAACTTCAGATTCTCCACCAACTACGATTTGAAGAACCACGAAAAGACACATTCTTCTCACAAACCGTTCTCGTGCGAGTACTGTAGTAAGACTTTTAGGTGGAAAAAGAGTTTGAAAACTCATGTTATGATACATTTAGGAGTGAAGAACCACGCGTGCGCGATTTGCAAGGCCGCATTCGTTCAACAGAGCAGCCTGAAGTACCATATGGCTAAAAAGCATCCTGAAAATCCTAATTTATactgaactagaggatgcccgcgacttcgtccgcgtggatttaggtttttaaagatcccgtgggaactttttgattttccgggattaaaagttgcctatgtcaattagaGGGACGCAACCTACCTCGGAACCTttaatacaaatcggttaagcggacggGTTTTTggggatcccgtgggaactctttgattttccgggataaaaagtagcctaggtccggccccgggatataagctaaccctgtaccaaatttcgtcagaatcagttaaactgttggggcgtgaaaaggtagcaaacagacagacagacacactttcgcattgataatattagtatggatatggattattaatgaattattatttatactgaatgagtaatataaaatagaatattatgcgatcggtcatgtatattacattgtgttacctgcatgagttgtgtgtgcccgtaagtggtgtgtcacactgaataagactattatactattgtatttttaagtgttttgtgaacatgctgtgggcgtaccttataataataaataaataaataaataaaaataaatagttattttaattgtgttttttttatttgtattaccTTTCCTTGCCACCAAAATTAGTAATAGGTAACTAATTTAAAACCTTCTGAATATGTCGATGAGTTACTTAGCAAGTTAGCAACTTTGTTATTTGCCTAAAagactgacataatattactagctgatgcccgcgccttcgttcgcgtggatataggttttttaaaatcccatgagaactctttgattttcctgtagcttatgtgttaatccagggtacaatctatttcgattctgaatttcagccaaatccatccagtagttgttgcgtgaaagagtaacaaacacacacacacacatacatactcacaaattttctcctttataatattagtgtgatgtgatactgTGACGGATATAGTAAAGATTATAGAttgtacaatttttgacaaataacaactttgctaagtaacttatcgacagattacagatagattgatttttattaattggatatacctatagtacgggacttcgtctgtgttggtgttagctggcgggtgtactctgcctttttggagtgtttttttgttaaaactgactggaaagcgctctaagggggtgccgtgcgtatgtcggcgagcgccgacacagacggggtccatacttgtatagtttaactaacttgttacatgcttgttacaaataactacaaacttgacattgtctaatctttgtaaagccagacgagagagagagagacctacagtacgtgacaggtcgagatgg
Proteins encoded in this window:
- the LOC123878288 gene encoding zinc finger protein 16-like, which gives rise to METQETKSNSMINKQPKPLEIAIFSFSCEVAKLKKNTTTGKYSDEFTFTKKPDGSTEYACKHCPSVFRSNNSYVQHYRQVHLKERPKLRACHLCDVKVPEAGRKHGVRVQALPERVPKQQQLRATLPPGAPEGAAQAACMPPVRRQSARYIKFTFTKKPDGSTEYACKHCPSVFRSNNSYVQHYRQVHLKERPKLRACHLCDVKKPDGSTEYACKHCPSVFRSNNSYVQHYRQVHLKERPKLRACHLCDVKVPGAPEGAAQAACMPPVRRQSARYIKFTFTKKPDGSTEYACKYCQSVFRSNNSYVQHYRQVHLKERPKLRACHLCDVKVPGAPEGAAQAACMPPVRRQSARYIKFTFTKKPDGSTEYACKYCQSVFRSNNSYVQHYRQVHLKERPKLRACHLCDVKVPGAPEGAAQAACMPPVRRQSARYIKFTFTKKPDGSTEYACKYCQSVFRSNNSYVQHYRQVHLKERPKLRACHLCDVKVPGFLKFTLMKKPDGSTQYACKHCPSVFRSNNSYVQHYRQVHLKERPKLRACHLCDVKVPGYMRAFHMEQHGLPAPSCGSCGKKFAYPHQVLRHQKTFHMGEKNFVCTTCNFRFSTNYDLKNHEKTHSSHKPFSCEYCSKTFRWKKSLKTHVMIHLGVKNHACAICKAAFVQQSSLKYHMAKKHPENPNLY